The DNA window CAGCCCAGTAGCCCGGCCACTACGGCCCGGTCGGTGCCGTGCCCTTTGCCCGTCGCGCTCAGCGACCCGTACAGATGCACGTGTATCGCGTCGGCGTGGGCCTGCTGGCCGGCGGGCAGCGTAGCCAGCCGTTCGCGGAAATCGAACGCGGCTTTCATGGGACCAATCGTGTGCGAACTCGACGGGCCCGGCCCAACTTTGAACAAATCAAAAATGGACGTGGTAATCGGACTGACAGGAAGCATGTCGATGAAGGATCAGAACGATAAAGGTAATGCTTGCCTGATCGAATTGTCTCTGTCTTAAACAGCATCCCGGCTGTTTGAGATAATAATTACTTCACCGGCTGGTCGAGGCCCTGAATCTGAGCCAGATAGTCGGTTGGCAGTAGAATGCGCTGCACTACCGATCGCAGTCGTAGCGCATTCAGCACCTTATACAAACCAATGCTGTGGGGCAAAATCGGGTCGGGGGTCAGGTCGAGTGGTGCGCTCACCTGCATCGGCACCAGAATCGACTGTACGCGCCGGAGCAGGTTGTAACGCCAGGTGCCCAGCTGCTCGTGATACCGCCGAAACAGCCGGTCGGTAAACTCACTGCGCGCGAGGTCGTTGTCGAGGTGATGGTGCCGGTCGATCTGCCAGTCGGTGTAGTTGGTGGGCAGATCGGGAACGCCCATCCCGGCCCCTACGGCCCGAAACGTCTGAAACAGTTCTTCGCGCTCTGCGTCGGTCAGGGGGCGGTGCAGCAACTGGTAAGCGCGCTCGGAATAATCGATCAGCATGTACAGCACGTCGCGATAGGCCCAGTCGGGAATGCTGTACCCCCGGTTCTGCTCGACGCCCTTATGGATGACACGCATCCGGTCGATGGCCTGCCGGGCACGCTCGTCGGGAGCAAAGACAATCTCCTGCGCGTAGCGAACCGTCGAGAACAACCGGGCAATGGGATCAGCCGGAAGCCGACCCGTAAAAAACAGCCAGTCGACAGCTTTGTTGAGCGCAAATTCAGCCGCCGATCCAGCAAAAATCAGCAGGATCACGTCGGCGTCGCCCCATATTCGACGTACCACCGACCCCGGCCGGACGAAGTAATTCATTGAGTTCAAGGTTTGATGTTTACCGTTTAAGGTTAGGCGAAAGCAACGTCAAACGTTAAACATCAAACCTTAAACGAACCGTCACATTGCCAATACAACGAATTCGACGCGCCGGTTCTTTTGTTTGTTTGCCTCTGAATCATTGGGGGCGATGGGCTGCGTGTCGCCAAAGCCGTGAACCCGAAGGCGACTTTCGGCAATGCCGTGCCGCGCCAGATACGCCCGAATCACGCTGGCCCGGTTTTCCGACAGCGCCTGATTCAGCCGCCGGTCGCCCACATTATCGGTATGACCGACGACCAGAATTTTCAACTGAGGAACGGTTTGCAGGGTCTTCACCAGCTTGTCGAGCTGCGGGTATGATTCGGGGCGGAGCGTGTAGGTACTTTGCTCAAAATAAACGTCGTCGAGCTGAAACGACTGGTTGACGGCCAGGTTACGGAACACTGTGTCTGGTTTGGCCGTTGGGCTGGTTTTGGCCCGTTCGGGGCTGACTGTCGGCTGCTGCCTGTCGAGTTTGATGATGTATTCGTAATCGTGGCAGGTATCGCACGACACCACCATCAGCTCTTCGGCTTCGTGGTAGCCCGGAGCCATTGCCAGCACGTCGAGCGTATCGGTTTGTGTCAACACAAAATTGAATGACGATGTGCTGGGGCTGGTGAATACCTTGCGGGCCTGAATGGCCGTAACCGAAAATTGCGCCGAGATTACCGCTTCCGTCTTACTGTCGACCGCTTTAAGGGAAAAAAGCGTGCGTGAAGGCTTTTTCAGCGCCACCGACTGACCGTGGCCGGGCAGCACAAACAGCAGGAGCACAAAGGCAAATAGAACACGCATAAGTAACAGATGTAATCGGGGTAATGTATCAAAAGGAATGCCGGAATTGACGGCCGTTCGGGGATGAATATACGTGCATTGGCCGTAGAATGCGAGTCTGCGCCGAGCCCGTCGTTGGGGCAATCCGGTTAATGTAACCGGACTATTCTGTTCGGGGCTATGGTTAAAGACAGGCTATGCCGTACTTTTGAACCAAAGCCTGAACGATTACATGAAACTTTTTCGCTTCGGCCCCAGCGGCCACGAACGCCCCGGCGTCGTTCTCTCATCCGGTCAGTCGATTGACGTAACGCACTTCGGCGAAGACTACGACGAATCGTTTTTTACCACCAACGGCCTGGCCCGGCTGGCGCACTGGCTCGACTCTCACGCGCAGAACTGCCCGGAGGTGTCGCCCGACGAACGGTTTGGGTCGTGCGTAAAACGCCCCTCGAAGATTGTCTGCGTCGGACTGAACTACGCCAAACATGCCGCCGAAACCAACGCCCCCATCCCGGCCGAACCCATTCTGTTTTTCAAGGCAACAACGGCCCTGTGCGGCCCCAACGACGACGTGGTGATTCCCAAGCGGTCGGAAAAAACTGACTGGGAAGTTGAACTCGCTATCGTGATTGGCAAGCGCGCCAGCTACGTGGAACTCGACGAAGCGATGGACTACATTGCCGGGTATGCGCTGCACAATGACTACAGCGAACGCGCCTGGCAACTGGAGCGTGGCGGGCAGTGGGTGAAGGGCAAAAGCGCCGACACGTTTGCGCCCCTGGGTCCGTATCTGGTCACGACCGACGAGATCACCGAACCCAACAAGCTTCCCCTCTGGCTGACGCTCAACGGCGAAAAACTTCAGGACTCGAACACCGACGACATGATTTTCGACGTACCGACGCTGGTCAGCTACATCAGTCAGTTCATGACCCTGCTGCCCGGCGACGTTATCTCGACGGGAACCCCCGCCGGTGTCGGTCTGGGTCTGAAACCCCAGCGCTACCTCAAGCCCGGCGACGTGGTCGAACTCGGCATCGACGGCCTCGGCCAGCAAAAGCAAACAGCAGTAGCGTTTACTTAAAAATGAGTGAATTAGTGAATGAGTGATTGAGTGAATATTCTGCGTCAGCCTTATTCGCTCAATCACTCATTCGCTCATTCACAATTGACTATGACTATCGACGCGCATCAGCATTTTTGGCATTATGATCCTGTGCGGGATAGCTGGATTACCGACGACATGGCGGTGATTCAGCGCGACTTTCTGCCCGAAGATCTCGAACCCGTACTGGTGCAGAACGGTATCGACGGCTGCGTGGCCGTACAGGCCGATCAGTCGCTGGCCGAAACGCAGTTTCTGGTGCAGATGGCGCAGACCTACGACATCGTAAAAGGCGTTGTCGGCTGGGTTGATCTGACCGCGCCCGATCTGCGGGATCAGTTGAGCGAACTGGCGCAGTACCCGGAATTGAAAGGCTTCCGCCACGTAGCGCAAGCCGAGCCTAACGATTTTCTGGCGCGTCCGGCTATCGTAGCCGGTATCCGGCAACTGGCGGAGTTTGGGTTTACCTACGACATTCTGATTTATCCGAATCAGCTGAAAGCCGCGCTGCATCTGGTTCGGGAAGTGCCGGAAGTCAGCTTCGTCGTCGACCACATCGCGAAGCCGTACGTCAAAACAGGGGAGATCACCCGCTGGTCGAACTTTATGACGCAACTGGCCGCGCAGCCCAATGTGCAGTGCAAACTGTCGGGGCTGGTAACCGAAGCCGACTGGCAGAACTGGAGCAAGCGCGATTTCTTTCCGTACCTGAACGTTTTGTTTGATCGCTTCGGCCCTGACCGGCTTATGTTCGGCTCCGACTGGCCCGTTTGTCTGGTTGCAGCCAACTATACGCAGGTTAAAACGCTGATCGAGGAATACGTCGACCCGTGGGGCAGCGACGTTCGCGACAAGATTTTCGGCGCGAATGCCGTATCGTTTTACCGGCTGTAACGAACTACGTTGTTTTGCCCTCGTTGGTACCGGATGCCCCCTCACCGGCAGCGGCCGACCGTCCCGGCCCCTCTCCCAAAACGGGAGAGGGGAGCAGTACACTCCTTTTTTCTCCCCTCTCCCGTTTTGGGAGAGGGGTTGGGACGGTCGGCCGCTGCCGGTGAGGGGTTTCTGCCGGTGAGGGCCTTTTATACCTAAACCAATCATTTCTACACTATGGCATTGCCAACACCAACCACCCCCGTTAAAATTAAGCCCGGTTCGGGGGGCAGCTACGGGCTGGCGTTTGCGCTGGTTACCAGTCTGTTTTTTCTGTGGGGACTGGCCAACAGTCTCAACGGGTCGCTCATCAAGCAGTTTCAGATCGCCCTCGACCTCAACCGGTTTCAGGCGGGGATTGTCGATTTTGCGTTCTACCTAGGGTATTTCTTTATGGCCCTGCCAGCGGGTTACGTTATGCGCCGGTTTGGCTATAAGCGCGGTATCCTGCTCGGGCTGATTCTATACGGCGGGGGGCGTTTCTGTTCTACCCGGCGGCCGAAGCGCGGGTGTACGGCTTCTTTCTGGTCGCGCTGTTTACGATGGCCTGCGGCATTGCCTGTCTGGAAACGGCCGCTAACCTCTACGTAACCGTGCTGGGCGACCCGGAAAAATCGGAGTGGCGGATCAACTTCTCGCAGTCGTTCAACGGTATCAGTATCATCATGGGGCCGATCATCGGTGCCCTGTTTATTTTCTCGAAAACGGAGTACACCCCCGAAATGCTGACGGCGATGGCCCCGGCGGAGGCCGAAACGATCCGGGTGCAGGAAGCCCTGTCGGTGCAGGGGCCGTATCTGGTGATCGGGACGATTATCGCGCTGGTGACGCTGCTGTTTGCGTTTACGAAAATGCCCGAAGTGGGTGAGGAAGAAGAAACCAACAGTAATGTGTCGATCGGGCGGCTGTTTCGGCACCGGCATCTGGTGCTGGGCATTGTTGCGCAGTTTGCCAACGTCGGGGCGCAGGCCGTGCTGTGGGGCTACTTCGTCGATCTTAAACTCGACTTTTCGCGCGATGTTCACTGGGGGCCGGCACTCGGCTTTATGCACCTGATTAACGGCCTGACGGGTAACGAAGGCGGTCAGCTGTCGGCAACGCAGATTGCTGGTTTTCACGCGTCATTTGCGCTGGTGCTGCTGATGCTGGGCCGCTTCGTCGGTACGTTCCTGATGACCAAAATGCGCCCGAATCTGGTGTTAGCGATTTTCTCCGCCGTCGCCGTCGCGCTGGTTGCCATCGCCATTACCGTTGGCGGATTGACCGCTGTAATCGCCCTGAGCTTCGTGTACTTCTGCCAGAGCATCATGTTCCCGACCATCTTCGCGCTGGCGACGAAAAATCTGGGTGCTGAATCGAAACTGGCGTCGTCGCTGGTGATTATGAGTATCGTCGGCGGGGCCGTGATGCCGCTCGTAGCTGGTGGCTTATTCGCCAGCGGGGCTGTCTACGCGCTGATCGTACCGCTGGTGTGTTTCGCTTACATCGTGTTTTTCG is part of the Spirosoma rhododendri genome and encodes:
- a CDS encoding amidohydrolase family protein; its protein translation is MTIDAHQHFWHYDPVRDSWITDDMAVIQRDFLPEDLEPVLVQNGIDGCVAVQADQSLAETQFLVQMAQTYDIVKGVVGWVDLTAPDLRDQLSELAQYPELKGFRHVAQAEPNDFLARPAIVAGIRQLAEFGFTYDILIYPNQLKAALHLVREVPEVSFVVDHIAKPYVKTGEITRWSNFMTQLAAQPNVQCKLSGLVTEADWQNWSKRDFFPYLNVLFDRFGPDRLMFGSDWPVCLVAANYTQVKTLIEEYVDPWGSDVRDKIFGANAVSFYRL
- a CDS encoding MFS transporter gives rise to the protein MALPTPTTPVKIKPGSGGSYGLAFALVTSLFFLWGLANSLNGSLIKQFQIALDLNRFQAGIVDFAFYLGYFFMALPAGYVMRRFGYKRGILLGLILYGGGRFCSTRRPKRGCTASFWSRCLRWPAALPVWKRPLTST
- a CDS encoding oxygenase MpaB family protein → MNYFVRPGSVVRRIWGDADVILLIFAGSAAEFALNKAVDWLFFTGRLPADPIARLFSTVRYAQEIVFAPDERARQAIDRMRVIHKGVEQNRGYSIPDWAYRDVLYMLIDYSERAYQLLHRPLTDAEREELFQTFRAVGAGMGVPDLPTNYTDWQIDRHHHLDNDLARSEFTDRLFRRYHEQLGTWRYNLLRRVQSILVPMQVSAPLDLTPDPILPHSIGLYKVLNALRLRSVVQRILLPTDYLAQIQGLDQPVK
- a CDS encoding fumarylacetoacetate hydrolase family protein, yielding MKLFRFGPSGHERPGVVLSSGQSIDVTHFGEDYDESFFTTNGLARLAHWLDSHAQNCPEVSPDERFGSCVKRPSKIVCVGLNYAKHAAETNAPIPAEPILFFKATTALCGPNDDVVIPKRSEKTDWEVELAIVIGKRASYVELDEAMDYIAGYALHNDYSERAWQLERGGQWVKGKSADTFAPLGPYLVTTDEITEPNKLPLWLTLNGEKLQDSNTDDMIFDVPTLVSYISQFMTLLPGDVISTGTPAGVGLGLKPQRYLKPGDVVELGIDGLGQQKQTAVAFT
- a CDS encoding OmpA family protein, which produces MRVLFAFVLLLFVLPGHGQSVALKKPSRTLFSLKAVDSKTEAVISAQFSVTAIQARKVFTSPSTSSFNFVLTQTDTLDVLAMAPGYHEAEELMVVSCDTCHDYEYIIKLDRQQPTVSPERAKTSPTAKPDTVFRNLAVNQSFQLDDVYFEQSTYTLRPESYPQLDKLVKTLQTVPQLKILVVGHTDNVGDRRLNQALSENRASVIRAYLARHGIAESRLRVHGFGDTQPIAPNDSEANKQKNRRVEFVVLAM
- a CDS encoding MFS transporter, with the translated sequence MYGFFLVALFTMACGIACLETAANLYVTVLGDPEKSEWRINFSQSFNGISIIMGPIIGALFIFSKTEYTPEMLTAMAPAEAETIRVQEALSVQGPYLVIGTIIALVTLLFAFTKMPEVGEEEETNSNVSIGRLFRHRHLVLGIVAQFANVGAQAVLWGYFVDLKLDFSRDVHWGPALGFMHLINGLTGNEGGQLSATQIAGFHASFALVLLMLGRFVGTFLMTKMRPNLVLAIFSAVAVALVAIAITVGGLTAVIALSFVYFCQSIMFPTIFALATKNLGAESKLASSLVIMSIVGGAVMPLVAGGLFASGAVYALIVPLVCFAYIVFFAASGYKITSTDLRTPNTPPELVP